The Oncorhynchus clarkii lewisi isolate Uvic-CL-2024 chromosome 29, UVic_Ocla_1.0, whole genome shotgun sequence genome contains a region encoding:
- the LOC139388028 gene encoding cGMP-dependent protein kinase 1-like has product MGTLRDLQFALQLKIEELRQRDSLIDELELELDTKDDLIRQLQTELDRHRNAPQHAGATGSTENTGPGLSPPVPDEPQRTKRQAISAEPTALDPAQLAHVTLTNYSKSEESRELIHRALLENEFMKHLEQGQIQTIVDCMHPTRLARGCCVIQEGDDGSLVYVLEEGKVEVTKGEQKLCTIDPGKVFGELAILYNCTRTATVTALTDIKLWAINRQGFQTIMMRTGLIKHSQYMEFLRSVPSFQSLPEDVLSKVADVLEETHYSEGDYIIRQGATGDTFFIISEGQVKVTQQKSSNEEPEFLTTLSRGDWFGEQALKGEDVRTASVTAVGGVTCLVVDRESFMQLIGGLDDDSSRHNESDELKAKLEAEAVFFSSVSLNDFHVICTLGIGGFSRVELVQLKSDTSRTFAMKVLKKRHILDTSQQGHILSERRIMMDAHGPFTVRLYRTFRDSKYLYMLQEACLGGELWTLLSARGSFEDGTTRFYTGCVVEALAFLHVRGIIYRDLKPENIILDQRGYAKLVDFGFAKKVGLGQKTWTFCGTPEYVAPEIILNKGHDISADCWSLGILIYELLSGSPPFSGSDPMNTYNIILRGIDMVEFPKKISKSAANLIKRLCRDNPSERVGNQKNGVKDIQKHKWFEGFNWEGLRQTTLAPPFTPTVEGPLDTRNFDCFPDDSEAPPPDEESGWDLEF; this is encoded by the exons ATGGGTACTTTGAGGGACTTGCAGTTTGCACTGCAGCTGAAGATCGAGGAGCTCCGccagagagacagtctgatagATGAGCTGGAGTTGGAGCTGGACACCAAGGATGATCTCATCCGACAGCTGCAGACAGAACTGGACCGCCATCGCAACGCTCCTCAACACGCAGGGGCCACTGGGagcacagagaacacag GACCCGGGCTGTCCCCACCAGTGCCTGATGAGCCGCAGAGGACTAAGAGACAGGCAATATCAGCAGAACCCACAGCCCTGGACCCTGCCCAACTCGCACACGTCACACTCACCAACTACAGCAAGAGTGAAGA GTCTAGAGAGCTGATCCATAGAGCTCTGTTGGAGAATGAATTCATGAAACacctggagcagggacag ATTCAGACCATAGTTGACTGTATGCATCCCACTCGTCTGGCCCGGGGCTGCTGTGTCATACAAGAGGGAGACGACGGATCTCTGGTCTATGTGCTGGAGG agggaaaGGTGGAGGTGACTAAAGGGGAACAGAAGCTGTGCACCATCGATCCCGGGAAGGTCTTTGGAGAACTGGCCATCCTCTACAACTGTACCAGGACTGCTACTgttacag CTCTGACGGACATTAAGCTGTGGGCGATAAACAGACAGGGTTTCCAGACCATCATGATGAGGACTGGACTCATTAAACACTCCCAGTATATGGAGTTCCTccgcag tGTTCCCTCCTTTCAGTCGTTGCCTGAGGACGTTCTTAGTAAGGTAGCTGATGTTCTGGAGGAG actcaCTACAGTGAAGGTGATTACATCATCAGGCAGGGCGCCACAGGAGACACCTTCTTCATCATCAGCGAAGGacag GTAAAGGTCACGCAACAGAAATCATCCAATGAGGAGCCAGAGTTTCTGACCACACTCTCTAGGGGGGACTGGTTTGGAGAGCAGGCGCTAAAAGG ggagGATGTTCGTACGGCCAGTGTCACAGCAGTAGGGGGAGTGACCTGTCTGGTcgtggacagaga GTCGTTCATGCAGCTGATAGGAGGGCTTGATGACGACAGCAGCAGACACAACGAGAGTGACGAGCTCAAGGCCAA GTTGGAGGCAGAGGCAGTGTTTTTCTCCAGCGTGTCTCTCAACGATTTCCACGTCATCTGCACCCTCGGAATTGGAGGCTTCAGTCGCGTCGAACTG gtgcaGTTGAAGAGTGACACCAGCAGGACGTTTGCTATGAAGGTTCTGAAGAAGCGTCACATTCTGGACACCAGCCAACAGGGCCACATCCTCTCAGAGAGACGCATCATGATGGACGCACACGGCCCCTTCACCgtccg GTTGTATCGGACGTTTAGGGACTCTAAGTATCTGTACATGCTGCAGGAGGCCTGTCTGGGAGGAGAACTGTGGACTCTACtgagtgccag GGGTTCGTTTGAGGACGGCACCACACGGTTCTATACAGGCTGTGTTGTAGAGGCTCTGGCCTTCCTCCATGTTCGAGGCATCATCTACAGAGACCTCAAACCTGAGAACATCATACTGGACCAACGAGGATACGCCAAACTG GTGGACTTTGGCTTTGCTAAGAAGGTGGGTCTGGGTCAGAAGACGTGGACGTTCTGTGGGACTCCAGAATACGTGGCCCCAGAGATCATCCTGAACAAGGGACACGACATCTCTGCAGACTGCTGGTCCCTGGGGATACTCATCTATGAACTGCTCAGCGGCAG TCCTCCGTTCTCTGGTTCTGACCCTATGAACACCTATAACATCATCCTGAGAGGAATCGACATGGTGGAGTTCCCCAAGAAGATCTCCAAGAGTGCTGCCAACCTCATCAAACGCCTCTGCAG GGACAACCCATCTGAGAGGGTGGGGAACCAGAAGAATGGGGTGAAGGACATCCAGAAACACAA GTGGTTTGAAGGTTTCAATTGGGAGGGCCTCCGACAGACAACTCTGGCCCCTCCTTTCACTCCTACT GTGGAGGGTCCACTGGACACCAGAAACTTTGACTGCTTCCCCGATGACAGCGAGGCCCCGCCCCCAGACGAGGAGTCCGGCTGGGACCTGGAGTTCTAA
- the LOC139388083 gene encoding WD repeat domain phosphoinositide-interacting protein 4 isoform X1: MAQPRGVNSLQFNQDQSCFCCAMETGVRIYNVEPLIEKGHLGEWNSDLWYERSVCSHTVCVIILCLCVSDHEQVGSVAQCSMLHRSNLLAVVGGGVNPKFSEISVLIWDDAREGRDPKDKLVLEFTFTKPVLAVRMRHDKIIIVLKNRIYVYSFPDNPVKLFEFDTRDNPKGLCDLCPSLEKQLLVFPGHKCGSLQLVDLSNTKPGTSSAPFTINAHQSEIACLALNQPGSVAASASRKGTLIRLFDTTTRDKLVELRRGTDPATLYCINFSHDSSFLCASSDKGTVHIFALKDTKLNRRSALARVGKVGPVIGQYVDSQWSLASFTVPAECACICAFGKNTSKNVNSVIAICVDGTFHKYVFTPDGNCNREAFDVYLDICDDDDF; this comes from the exons ATGGCCCAACCGAGAGGAGTCAACAGTCTACAGTTCAACCAGGACCAGA gttGTTTCTGTTGTGCCATGGAAACCGGTGTCAGGATCTACAATGTGGAGCCTCTTATAGAGAAGGGGCACCTTGGTGAGTGGAATTCAGACCTGTGGTACGAGCGATCTGTGTGTTcgcatactgtgtgtgtgatcatcctgtgcttgtgtgtgtcagACCATGAGCAGGTGGGTAGTGTGGCCCAGTGTTCAATGCTGCATCGCTCCAACCTGCTGGCTGTAGTAGGAGGTGGAGTCAACCCCAAGTTCTCTGAGATCTCAG tGTTGATCTGGGATGATGCTCGGGAGGGGAGGGACCCCAAGGACAAGCTAGTGCTGGAGTTTACCTTTACCAAGCCTGTTCTGGCCGTACGCATGAGACACGACAA gatcATCATTGTGTTAAAGAACAGGATCTATGTCTACAGTTTCCCTGACAACCCTGTGAAACTGTTTGAGTTTGACACCAGAGACAACCCTAAAg gactGTGTGACCTGTGCCCCAGTCTGGAGAAACAGCTGCTGGTCTTCCCTGGACATAAGTGTGGAAGTCTACAGCTTGTG GACCTTTCCAACACCAAGCCTGGCACATCGTCCGCCCCCTTTACCATCAACGCCCACCAGAGTGAGATCGCCTGCCTGGCGCTCAACCAGCCTGGCAGCGTCGCGGCCTCGGCCTCCCGCAAGGGTACCCTCATCAGACTGTTTGATACTACCACCAGAGACAAACTAGTGGAGCTGCGCAGAGGAACAGACCCTGCTACACTCTACTG CATCAACTTCAGTCATGACTCTTCGTTCCTGTGTGCCTCCAGTGACAAGGGCACTGTTCACATCTTTGCTCTCAAAGATACTAAACTCAACAGACGCTCAGC ATTGGCTCGTGTGGGGAAGGTGGGCCCAGTGATTGGTCAGTATGTGGACAGCCAGTGGTCATTGGCCAGTTTCACCGTTCCGGCAGAGTGTGCCTGTATCTGTGCGTTTGGGAAGAACACCTCTAAAAATGTCAACTCTGTCATCG CTATCTGTGTTGACGGGACGTTCCATAAATACGTGTTCACCCCTGATGGTAACTGTAACCGAGAAGCCTTTGACGTTTACCTGGACATCTGTGATGATGACGACTTctaa
- the LOC139387942 gene encoding L antigen family member 3-like, which translates to MAAPCTENNHKQGKLEFVLDVPFPSSREASIALQSLSPDREPRKGGISKELTVSGCTLSVRWRADEARILRVSVGSFMDHLSLVMETMEAFGPPVSVTTQTVSSTMT; encoded by the exons ATGGCGGCGCCCTGCACGGAAAACAATCACAAGCAAGGCAAATTGGAATT TGTACTAGACGTCCCGTTTCCATCAAGTCGCGAGGCGTCCATCGCGCTCCAGTCCCTCTCCCCAGACCGTGAGCCCCGGAAAGGAGGCATCAGCAAGGAGCTCACGGTGTCCGGCTgcacgctgtctgt GAGGTGGAGAGCTGATGAGGCCCGTATTCTGCGTGTCTCTGTGGGGTCGTTTATGGACCACCTCTCCCTTGTGATGGAGACCATGGAGGCCTTTGGACCCCCTGTCTCTGTGACCACACAAACCGTCAGCTCTACGATGACATGA
- the LOC139388083 gene encoding WD repeat domain phosphoinositide-interacting protein 4 isoform X2: MAQPRGVNSLQFNQDQSCFCCAMETGVRIYNVEPLIEKGHLDHEQVGSVAQCSMLHRSNLLAVVGGGVNPKFSEISVLIWDDAREGRDPKDKLVLEFTFTKPVLAVRMRHDKIIIVLKNRIYVYSFPDNPVKLFEFDTRDNPKGLCDLCPSLEKQLLVFPGHKCGSLQLVDLSNTKPGTSSAPFTINAHQSEIACLALNQPGSVAASASRKGTLIRLFDTTTRDKLVELRRGTDPATLYCINFSHDSSFLCASSDKGTVHIFALKDTKLNRRSALARVGKVGPVIGQYVDSQWSLASFTVPAECACICAFGKNTSKNVNSVIAICVDGTFHKYVFTPDGNCNREAFDVYLDICDDDDF; encoded by the exons ATGGCCCAACCGAGAGGAGTCAACAGTCTACAGTTCAACCAGGACCAGA gttGTTTCTGTTGTGCCATGGAAACCGGTGTCAGGATCTACAATGTGGAGCCTCTTATAGAGAAGGGGCACCTTG ACCATGAGCAGGTGGGTAGTGTGGCCCAGTGTTCAATGCTGCATCGCTCCAACCTGCTGGCTGTAGTAGGAGGTGGAGTCAACCCCAAGTTCTCTGAGATCTCAG tGTTGATCTGGGATGATGCTCGGGAGGGGAGGGACCCCAAGGACAAGCTAGTGCTGGAGTTTACCTTTACCAAGCCTGTTCTGGCCGTACGCATGAGACACGACAA gatcATCATTGTGTTAAAGAACAGGATCTATGTCTACAGTTTCCCTGACAACCCTGTGAAACTGTTTGAGTTTGACACCAGAGACAACCCTAAAg gactGTGTGACCTGTGCCCCAGTCTGGAGAAACAGCTGCTGGTCTTCCCTGGACATAAGTGTGGAAGTCTACAGCTTGTG GACCTTTCCAACACCAAGCCTGGCACATCGTCCGCCCCCTTTACCATCAACGCCCACCAGAGTGAGATCGCCTGCCTGGCGCTCAACCAGCCTGGCAGCGTCGCGGCCTCGGCCTCCCGCAAGGGTACCCTCATCAGACTGTTTGATACTACCACCAGAGACAAACTAGTGGAGCTGCGCAGAGGAACAGACCCTGCTACACTCTACTG CATCAACTTCAGTCATGACTCTTCGTTCCTGTGTGCCTCCAGTGACAAGGGCACTGTTCACATCTTTGCTCTCAAAGATACTAAACTCAACAGACGCTCAGC ATTGGCTCGTGTGGGGAAGGTGGGCCCAGTGATTGGTCAGTATGTGGACAGCCAGTGGTCATTGGCCAGTTTCACCGTTCCGGCAGAGTGTGCCTGTATCTGTGCGTTTGGGAAGAACACCTCTAAAAATGTCAACTCTGTCATCG CTATCTGTGTTGACGGGACGTTCCATAAATACGTGTTCACCCCTGATGGTAACTGTAACCGAGAAGCCTTTGACGTTTACCTGGACATCTGTGATGATGACGACTTctaa
- the LOC139387941 gene encoding ras-related protein rab7-like produces the protein MASRKKVLLKVIILGDSGVGKTSLMNQYVNKKFSNQYKATIGADFLTKEVMVDDRLVTMQIWDTAGQERFQSLGVAFYRGADCCVLVYDVTAPNTFKTLDSWRDEFLIQASPRDPDNFPFVVLGNKIDLENRQVTTKRAQAWCASKSSIPYFETSAKEAINVDQAFQTIARNALKQESEVETYDFPDQIKLRDDRPADPSDGCSC, from the exons ATGGCCTCCCGTAAGAAGGTGCTGCTGAAGGTGATCATCCTCGGAGACTCTGG GGTAGGGAAGACTTCTCTGATGAACCAGTATGTAAATAAGAAGTTCAGTAACCAGTACAAGGCCACTATAGGAGCGGACTTCCTCACCAAGGAGGTGATGGTGGACGACAGGCTGGTCACCATGCAG ATCTGGGACACGGCGGGGCAGGAGCGTTTCCAGTCTCTGGGCGTGGCGTTCTACCGCGGCGCTGACTGCTGTGTGCTGGTCTATGATGTCACGGCGCCCAACACCTTCAAGACACTGGACAGCTGGAGGGATGAGTTCCTGATCCAGGCCAGCCCCAGAGACCCAGACAACTTCCCCTTTGTGGTGCTAGGCAACAAGATTGACCTCGAGAACAGACAG GTGACGACAAAACGTGCCCAGGCCTGGTGTGCCAGTAAGAGCAGCATCCCCTACTTTGAGACCAGCGCCAAGGAGGCCATCAACGTAGACCAAGCATTCCAGACCATTGCCCGCAATGCCCTTAAACAG GAGTCAGAGGTGGAGACGTATGACTTCCCAGACCAGATCAAACTGAGAGACGACCGGCCCGCCGACCCCAGCGACGGCTGCTCCTGCTGA